One Amycolatopsis sp. NBC_00355 genomic window carries:
- a CDS encoding aspartate-semialdehyde dehydrogenase: MADGLRVGVVGATGQVGAVMRKLLAEREFPIAELRYFASSRSAGSKLPWRDTEITIEDASTADPSGLDIALFSAGGTTSKAQAPRFADAGVTVIDNSSAFRMDPDVPLVVSEVNPEAIKEARKGIIANPNCTTMAAMPVLKPLHDEAGLVRLVASTYQAVSGSGLAGVDELAGQVRAGAEHASLLTHDGAAIDFPAPNKYVRPIAFNVLPMAGSIVDDGELETDEEKKFRNESRKILSIPGLGVSCTCVRVPVFSGHSISVNAEFAQPLTVERATQLLGHAPGVELSDVPTPLQAAGNDPSYVGRIRVDQGVGGGRGLALFIANDNLRKGAALNAVQIAELIAQQ; this comes from the coding sequence ATCGCCGAGCTCCGGTACTTCGCCTCGTCGCGTTCGGCGGGGTCGAAGCTTCCTTGGCGTGACACGGAAATCACGATCGAAGACGCGTCCACGGCGGATCCGTCCGGTTTGGACATCGCGCTGTTCTCCGCGGGCGGCACGACGTCCAAGGCGCAGGCGCCGCGGTTCGCCGACGCCGGCGTCACGGTGATCGACAACTCCTCGGCGTTCCGGATGGACCCGGACGTGCCGCTGGTCGTCAGCGAGGTCAACCCGGAAGCCATCAAGGAAGCGCGGAAGGGGATCATCGCGAACCCCAACTGCACGACGATGGCCGCGATGCCGGTGCTCAAGCCGCTGCACGACGAAGCGGGCTTGGTCCGGCTGGTCGCGTCGACCTACCAGGCGGTGTCCGGCAGCGGGCTGGCCGGCGTCGACGAGCTGGCCGGTCAGGTTCGCGCAGGAGCGGAGCACGCCTCGCTGCTGACGCACGACGGCGCGGCGATCGACTTCCCCGCGCCGAACAAGTACGTCCGCCCGATCGCGTTCAACGTCCTGCCGATGGCGGGGTCCATTGTGGACGACGGTGAGCTCGAAACGGACGAGGAGAAGAAGTTCCGCAACGAGAGCCGCAAGATCCTGAGCATCCCGGGGCTGGGCGTGTCCTGCACCTGCGTGCGGGTCCCGGTGTTCTCGGGGCACTCGATCTCGGTGAACGCGGAGTTCGCGCAGCCGCTGACGGTCGAGCGCGCGACGCAGCTGCTGGGCCACGCGCCGGGCGTCGAGCTGTCCGACGTCCCGACGCCCCTGCAGGCAGCGGGCAACGACCCGAGCTACGTCGGCCGCATCCGCGTCGACCAGGGAGTCGGCGGCGGCCGCGGGCTCGCGTTGTTCATCGCCAACGACAACCTCCGCAAGGGCGCGGCGCTCAACGCCGTGCAGATCGCGGAGCTGATCGCGCAGCAGTAG